In a single window of the Acyrthosiphon pisum isolate AL4f chromosome X, pea_aphid_22Mar2018_4r6ur, whole genome shotgun sequence genome:
- the LOC100572373 gene encoding uncharacterized protein LOC100572373, with protein sequence MSLIIGVIRVGVIGVLVFLNRSHLIESYHVLRKGVPKKMMKCVDRGVLRNITKTESRKFDMLVILGEKFINAGIQVNLEPAAAVSSSIDKEEFQKMKETNLKLKNRLTELEDMIRRADEKQKSKDLQDLTNKVDKLSNYQQSSTEKIDGELMTIGSDVETIKNCYGVLNTIFHDLENKFISLERNMEKPIRKYDAIKTRIRTLERDVMKNTSHVIGMDHSNRSMESWTRLQYFGSAGMCPPVDNRCYGEPPAFDAASSYYDIPPVPRPPTQYFLPPITQFGPSAPPPAPPAPNAFSRPPAPPEPSAFLPKPPQMTPKKSRLKVTRSDESSSSSVITPKVEKVYNQIPITTAMLKSVVLKPPDERKRVRKSEDI encoded by the exons ATGAGTTTAATTATTGGAGTTATACGTGTTGGGGTTATCGGAGtgttagtatttttaaacagaAGTCATCTGATTGAATCGTATCATGTTTTACGGAAGGGCGTGCCAAAGAAAATGATGAAATGTGTTGATCGTGGAGTATTAAGGAATATTACGAAAACGGAATCCAGGAAATTTGATATGCTg GTAATTCTGGGTGAGAAATTTATCAACGCAGGTATTCAAGTAAATTTAGAGCCTGCAGCTGCAGTATCCAGTAGTATTGACAAAGAAGAGTTTCAAAAAATGAAGGAAACAAAtctgaaattgaaaaataggtTGACGGAATTGGaag atatgatCAGACGCGctgatgaaaaacaaaagtctAAAGAtctacaa GATTTAACGAACAAGGTAGACAAATTGTCAAATTACCAACAGTCGTCAACGGAAAAAATCGACGGTGAACTCATGACCATCGGGAGCGACGTCGAAACTATTAAAAACTGTTATGGCGTGTTGAATACAATATTCCACGACCTAGAAAACAAATTTATCTCATTAgaaa GGAACATGGAAAAGCCGATACGGAAATATGACGCAATAAAGACGAGGATCAGAACCCTagaaa GAGATGTAATGAAAAATACTTCACATGTCATCGGTATGGACCATTCAAACCGTTCGATGGAGTCGTGGACAAGACTCCAATACTTCGGATCCGCTGGAATGTGTCCTCCTGTAGATAACCGCTGTTACGGTGAACCACCTGCATTCGATGCAGCTTCATCTTATTATGATATACCACCAGTGCCCAGACCGCCGACTCAGTATTTTCTACCCCCGATTACACAGTTTGGTCCGTCAGCGCCCCCGCCTGCACCCCCGGCGCCTAATGCATTTTCTCGGCCGCCCGCACCCCCGGAGCCTAGTGCATTTTTGCCGAAACCACCCCAGATGACTCCGAAAAAATCGAGATTGAAGGTGACGCGTTCTGACGAATCAAGCTCTTCTTCGGTGATCACACCAAAAGTAGAGAAAGTGTACAACCAGATCCCCATAACGACTGCTATGCTCAAGTCCGTTGTTCTCAAGCCGCCGGACGAGAGGAAGAGAGTAAGAAAATCGGAGGACATATAA